Proteins encoded by one window of Lycium barbarum isolate Lr01 chromosome 11, ASM1917538v2, whole genome shotgun sequence:
- the LOC132619451 gene encoding uncharacterized protein LOC132619451 — MVSEPSRFDSQSSWSVEFQFQLFVTGKELWGHIDGSDPAPTDPTKLNQWKVKDARVMTWILGSIDPLIVLNLRPYKTAKAMWDYLQKVYNQDNSTRRFKLEHEIANYCQGDLSVQDYYSGFRNLWVEFTDIFYAKIPAESFSIIQVVHEQSKRDQFLMKLFLRVFALT, encoded by the exons ATGGTATCGGAGCCTTCTCGCTTTGATTCACAGAGTTCTTGGTCTGTG GAATTTCAGTTTCAACTATTTGTCACTGGAAAAGAATTATGGGGCCATATAGATGGAAGTGATCCTGCTCCTACTGATCCTACAAAGTTAAATCAGTGGAAGGTCAAAGATGCTCGGGTGATGACATGGATTTTAGGGTCAATTGACCCTCTTATTGTCCTTAATCTCAGGCCATACAAGACTGCAAAGGCCATGTGGGATTATTTACAAAAGGTTTACAACCAAGACAATAGCACAAGACGCTTTAAGCTAGAGCATGAAATTGCTAATTATTGTCAAGGAGATCTCTCTGTTCAAGATTATTATTCTGGATTTCGGAACTTATGGGTTGAATTTACTGATATTTTTTATGCTAAAATACCTGCTGAATCTTTCTCTATAATTCAAGTAGTTCATGAGCAAAGCAAGCGAGATCaatttttgatgaaattatttttgAGAGTGTTCGCTCTAACTTGA
- the LOC132618660 gene encoding uncharacterized protein LOC132618660, whose product MRLKAISRSTDEFTRERSQDLQRVFRNFDPNLRPQEKAVEYVRAVNAAKLEKIFARPFVGDMDGHIDAVSCMAKNPNHLKGIFSGSMDGDVRLWDLATRRTVRQFPSHQGAVRGLTMSTDGGILVSCGTDCTVRLWKVPVATLMESDDGSDNSSQPLAVHVRKNAFWGVDHQWDGDHFATAGAQVDIWNHNRSQPVNSFEWGKDTVISVRFNPGEPNLLATSASDRSISIYDLRLSTPARKVIMQTKTNSIAWNPMEPMNFTAANDDHNCYSYDVRKLNEAKCVHKGHVSSVMDIDYSPTGREFVTGSYDRSVRIFQYNGGHSKETYHTKRMQRVFCVKFSCDASYIISGSDDTNLRLWKAKASEQLGVILPRERKRHEYLEAVKNRYKHLPEVKRIVRHRHLPKPIYMATKQIREITESERRREEKRKAHSAPGSIQNASLRTLRIVKVEM is encoded by the exons ATGCGGTTGAAAGCGATATCTCGGTCTACGGATGAATTTACTCGTGAACGTAGTCAGGACCTCCAG AGAGTTTTTCGGAACTTCGATCCCAACCTTCGACCTCAAGAGAAGGCAGTGGAATATGTTCGTGCTGTGAATGCAGCAAAACTAGAGAAG ATATTTGCAAGGCCATTCGTCGGAGATATGGATGGGCACATTGATGCTGTCTCTTGCATGGCAAAGAATCCTAATCACTTGAAAGGAATATTTTCTGGCTCCATGGATGGTG ATGTTCGCCTATGGGATTTGGCTACCAG GCGGACAGTACGTCAGTTTCCCAGTCACCAAGGTGCAGTACGTGGTTTGACCATGTCCACAGATGGCGGTATTCTTGTATCATGTGGAACTGATTGCAC TGTTAGGCTCTGGAAAGTTCCTGTTGCTACTCTAATGGAGTCAGATGATGGATCTGATAACTCATCCCAG CCATTGGCTGTTCATGTTCGGAAGAATGCATTCTG GGGTGTTGACCACCAATGGGATGGTGATCATTTTGCCACAGCTGGTGCTCAAGTTGACATTTGGAACCACAACAG GTCTCAGCCGGTTAATAGTTTTGAATGGGGGAAAGACACAGTTATATCTGTTCGGTTTAATCCAGGGGAGCCTAATCTTTTGGCAACATCAGCAAG TGATCGTAGCATAAGCATCTATGATTTACGGCTTTCTACACCAGCTAGAAAGGTTATTATGCAG ACAAAAACTAATTCTATAGCATGGAATCCCATGGAGCCAATGAATTTTACTGCC gctaatgatgatcacaatTGCTACAGTTATGATGTTAGAAAGTTAAATGAAGCCAAATGTGTGCATAAAGGTCATGTCTCTTCAGT GATGGATATAGATTATTCACCAACCGGTCGAGAATTTGTTACTGGATCTTATGATAGATCA GTGAGAATTTTCCAATATAATGGTGGTCACAGCAAGGAAACGTATCACACTAAGAGGATGCAGAG GGTATTCTGTGTGAAGTTCAGTTGCGATGCAAGTTATATTATCTCAGGAAGTGATGATACCAACCTTCGTTTATGGAAAGCAAAAGCATCTGAACAATTGGGAGTT ATTTTGCCAAGAGAGCGGAAAAGACATGAATATTTGGAGGCTGTCAAGAATCGTTACAAGCATCTTCCTGAAGTCAAGCGCATCGTCAG ACACAGGCACTTGCCAAAACCAATCTATATGGCAACTAAACAAATACGTGAGATCACTGAATCTGAGAGGCGGAGAGAGGAGAAGAGGAAAGCTCACAGTGCACCAGGAAGCATTCAAAATGCTTCATTGCGAACGCTAAGAATTGTCAAAGTTGAGATGTAG
- the LOC132616551 gene encoding protein NUCLEAR FUSION DEFECTIVE 6, mitochondrial-like isoform X3: MAIAAARSIFRSPSVRNAASKIASEAKSARSSPFRQPSSSRTPLSHRIFRCPAEMSACLESLQPYHTVTASALMTSMLTDSLRSYSWLSEGG, encoded by the exons ATGGCAATCGCCGCCGCTAGATCCATTTTCCGGTCACCGTCGGTACGCAATGCCGCATCTAAAATCGCATCGGAAGCTAAATCAGCTCGTTCATCTCCCTTTCGCCAACCTTCTTCTTCTAGAACTCCTCTTTCTCACCGCATCTTCAG GTGTCCTGCTGAGATGAGTGCTTGTTTGGAGTCATTGCAGCCATATCATACCGTTACTGCTTCCGCTTTGATGACTTCTATGCTTACTGATTCTCTTCGTAGTTACAGTTGGCTCTCTGAAG GGGGTTAG
- the LOC132616551 gene encoding protein NUCLEAR FUSION DEFECTIVE 6, mitochondrial-like isoform X1, whose translation MAIAAARSIFRSPSVRNAASKIASEAKSARSSPFRQPSSSRTPLSHRIFRCPAEMSACLESLQPYHTVTASALMTSMLTDSLRSYSWLSEAQNEDV comes from the exons ATGGCAATCGCCGCCGCTAGATCCATTTTCCGGTCACCGTCGGTACGCAATGCCGCATCTAAAATCGCATCGGAAGCTAAATCAGCTCGTTCATCTCCCTTTCGCCAACCTTCTTCTTCTAGAACTCCTCTTTCTCACCGCATCTTCAG GTGTCCTGCTGAGATGAGTGCTTGTTTGGAGTCATTGCAGCCATATCATACCGTTACTGCTTCCGCTTTGATGACTTCTATGCTTACTGATTCTCTTCGTAGTTACAGTTGGCTCTCTGAAG CTCAAAATGAAGATGTGTGA
- the LOC132616550 gene encoding uncharacterized protein At4g28440-like produces the protein MSSTTTTATPSTKPTTTTEKKKPVFVKAETLKPGTHGHNLTVKVVESNTVKSTGGGGSRGGGGGRSSAARGPARLSECLVGDETGSILFTARNEQVDMMKPGATVILRNAKIDMFKGSMRLAVDKWGRVEVTEPADFDVNQENNLSLVEYELVNIEE, from the exons AtgtcatcaacaacaacaacggcGACACCAAGTACTAAACCAACAACTACTACTGAAAAGAAGAAACCCGTTTTCGTCAAAGCAGAAACCTTAAAACCAGGTACACATGGACATAACTTGACTGTTAAGGTTGTTGAATCTAACACCGTTAAATCCACCGGCGGCGGCGGTAGCcgaggtggtggtggtggtagaTCATCGGCGGCGCGTGGTCCGGCGCGTCTATCTGAGTGTCTTGTTGGTGATGAAACTGGGTCTATCCTCTTCACCGCACGTAATGAACAAG TTGATATGATGAAGCCTGGGGCGACTGTCATTCTGCGAAATGCAAAGATAGACATGTTCAAGGGTTCCATGCGACTTGCAGTAGACAAATGGGGTCGTGTTGAGGTTACTGAACCAGCTGATTTTGATGTTAACCAGGAGAACAACCTCTCTTTGGTCGAGTATGAACTGGTGAACATAGAAGAGTAG
- the LOC132616551 gene encoding protein NUCLEAR FUSION DEFECTIVE 6, mitochondrial-like isoform X2, with protein MAIAAARSIFRSPSVRNAASKIASEAKSARSSPFRQPSSSRTPLSHRIFRCPAEMSACLESLQPYHTVTASALMTSMLTDSLRSYSWLSEGVDKTR; from the exons ATGGCAATCGCCGCCGCTAGATCCATTTTCCGGTCACCGTCGGTACGCAATGCCGCATCTAAAATCGCATCGGAAGCTAAATCAGCTCGTTCATCTCCCTTTCGCCAACCTTCTTCTTCTAGAACTCCTCTTTCTCACCGCATCTTCAG GTGTCCTGCTGAGATGAGTGCTTGTTTGGAGTCATTGCAGCCATATCATACCGTTACTGCTTCCGCTTTGATGACTTCTATGCTTACTGATTCTCTTCGTAGTTACAGTTGGCTCTCTGAAG GCGTTGACAAGACTAGATGA